The Denticeps clupeoides chromosome 1, fDenClu1.1, whole genome shotgun sequence genome segment GCAGCCTCACCAGTGCGGCTACGGTCGGGAGTATCAACCTGTTCGAAGTTTGCAGGCTCTTTGCATGATCGTGTTCCTCTGGGTTCTtcggtttcctcctgccgtccAAATGCATAAACCCGAGGTGGACTGGTGACTCGAAATTGTCCGTAAGTGTGAGTGAGTTCTCTATGGTGGGCTCGTGCCACGCCCTGGGTGAGACCCCACCCTGCCCAGTGTCAGCCGTGACCTGAtgaagcagttatggaaagtctGTGAGCTTTTTGCCTCCAGGTTCACCAGTGTGGAACGTTTTGAATATTGTTTCGTATGAAATAATCAAACATGAAACTAATGATTTGGATAGTATAACCTCTTTGATCATAGATCTGAAGCCCAATGTCTTCTGACCAGGTGAGAGAACAATGCCGAGGGCCAATAAATCAGAAACCTAAGAGCTTCAGGAACACGTAGGCCATGAGTAAGACCAGGAGCCGGCTCTCGGGAGCAGGGAAAGTCGGCCCCGGCACTACAATAGTCTCTGATGGGCCGCTGGCAACTGCCCAGCGCATTCCTGCCGCGTTATAGCGCGGTCTTCGGATTCAGACGCCTCCCGGCACCGCACTCACGACCTTGTATGGGGTTCGAAGCGGGCGGATGGGAAAATCCTCGGCAGCCAGCAGGACATCAGATCTGGCTGCTGGAGTAATTTATGGGAGTCTTATAAAGTATTCCAAACATGTGGTTATGGTGTAATCTTTTCACATGAACAGCCATGTAGGACAGAAGTCGTACAAGTTCTCCACTCCGTATCCCACAATGTCAGCACAGGAAGTGAGCAGCGAAATGAAGGGTGTCCATTTCCTGTAGATAAGAGACCGCAGCGACTGCTTTCTCTACAGTGGAGGTCATGCTGAAAGAGGCCATTACTGATGTGGGAAAATTGAACCAGAAAAGACAGAAGACAGCGAAAACAGGAAGTCGCCGGGTCATGATAACCATAATCTCTCTCAAGCCGTGAAAGTGAGGAGAAGCAGCCACGCCCACACACCCAGACCATCTTGtgacatcattttttaaatagtggGGGCTTGAGAATGGAAGCGACGTCGTCATGAGCAAACACAGGGATGACCTCACACAACCTCGCGGTCATTCTCTTCTTTTGTGTAAAATTTTCACACATAccatatatatgtgtgcgtatacatatacacacgtgCGTCTGCATCCGGTGGAGGTGCGGGTACCTTGTCATCGAGTCAGAGAGAAAATTGGAGGCAGAGGATTCCTTATTTGGCTTCTTCGGGCTCATGTGGCGCATTAACAGCTGTGGAACAATGAGGCTGGATACTGTCACAGAACACCCAGCGATCACAGTCCAGCAGTCCAAAACTGCCATCAGTTCACGAATACCCGACAGATCGCAtttcaaaaaaacacacaactgtGGCTCAAAAGAGCGGAGTGTCGACGAGGGTTATTTGTGAAAGAAAATATGAGGATTGTTAGAAGATCTGCTGAACATAAactctgtgtgtttaaatggtCAAATGAACCTCCACCGTAATGCCGACTTCTCACACAGTCTCACACTCCCCAgctggctgcccaatgctcccTCAGGgaaggggttaaatgcagagaccacatttcacggCACGTTGTGGtgtggtgtcacatgtgacaacaaaCTAATCACTTGTCACTACCGTAACTAAACCTCAGATGGtaaaatggaaagaaagggAGTGAAATTGTAGTTTAATTGTGTTCTTTGCCTGAAATTGCTTGACTGCTCCTTGTTTATGGACCTGAACTGTACACACGATTAGTTTAAATCCCACTCGGACCTGCTATGTGTAGATAATGCTACCTCTCCCCATGatgggtttcctcctgccgaCCAAAGGCAAGTACATTaggataatgtgtgtgtgtgtgtgtgtgtgtgcgcgcgcacgcCTTGCCGTGGGCtttaaatgcatgaaaaagaTGCTCCGATTGTCCACGAAACAGTAGAACTACTGCTGCTGCTTGTGCAAAGAGCAGGTAATCTGCAAGCAGCACACTCACTTCCGTTGTACTATACGCCGTGGTACGAAGGACTGCCATTTTCTCAAATTACACCCTACTCTGCCTCCCCAGGTACATGATGCATATGCACCCTTCCACATCAGACCATGCCACCTTCTTTCATTACTTCCAAGGACAGTTCTGATGCTTACCTTGGTGGTGATTTGGTGAGGGACAGTGGACAGCATACATGATATCACGGTGATACAAGAGCACTGATTGATGGGAAGGCGGGACTTTTGTAGGCTTTGACTATCAAATCTGCACTGGAGCATTAATTAGTACAACGTGTGAGAAATTAAGCATCAGGTTACCTCACATGAATTTCGGCACTATCAAAGTATCACTCCAAATCTGCAAAGCTAAAAGAAACAGCAGACAGATTCAGATACTTTCAAACAGCTTTCATTCAagcatcaccatggaaacaaacGCATTTCTCCCTGTTAGATGGCAGAGGTATGAGCAGTTCAAATGAATTGATAAGCACATGCAAAAGGAAAATGGTACATATGTACAGATTTGTTCAATTGAGTTGCTTCAGACAAAAGTTAAACCAACATTTGCATGGGTCTGCTGTGGTCAGCTCATTATAAACATTAGAAAAACGCAGCCGGAACACTGACATAAGAGGGAAACGGTAACGGAAGATGAAGATGGAATCCGAACTTTAATGCAAACAGGTAGCGCTTCAACAGGATTGGcatggaaagggaaagtaaCAGCTCATAAACAATCTTGTTTCTCAGCAGAttgaataaactttttttttttttttatatgcgcATTAAGTAAACCAAAAACATGTTAACACGTTTCTCCTCTAACTAAATTTACTAATGATAGATTTGTGCAagccaaaaaaattacaattatttattattattaataatataattttttttagtgtcATCTGTGTGGTTTCACCACAGCCCAGAAGACAGTGTATGCACAGTCTGCAACAAGGAAAaactaaatagaaaaaaagaataaggaTAAGAACAGGACAAGAGAAATTGAGAAATGATGCATCATTGTCATCAGCTATGAACACATTTGTCAGATTCaaatttttcttgttttgatgtcccacaaaaaaaaaaacctcacaacCCTCACTCAGCTACTTacaagaaaaacaacccaaatGAACCACCTCGGACATTTAGGGAAAAACAGCCCTCTGAATGGACATGTCATGTCTTCAGCTTCTTTTCTGACGGGGAATCTTGCCCTGACCTTTCATCCGACCCATGTGGTGACCCTTCTGGGTCATCTGTGGGGTCTGACCTACAGCGAGTCCGTTTGCCCACCCTTGCTGTGCTAATATCCACGCAGGCACTAGAGTCTACGCCTTCAGTTCCCATTTCTGTCGGacttccagaactttctccGGGGTCCTGCCTCTGATTGGCAAGGTTCCCAGGTGAGTCCTCAAAAGGTGCGATGCATTCATCTTCTGatgctcctcctcttcttttctcctcctcctgactCCCTTCATTCCTATGTCCCGCTCTGGACATACACCTCATGTCACTGCCTGAAGGGGAGGGGCTTCTGGATGAAAGTCGCCCTCCAAGCCTTGTTTCTGGTCGATTATCAGAGGACCGGGAGGGGCTATTGCCATGGGAACGATGGTGGACCTTTCCCCCACGAGGTCTGACGTCCATTGTATTACCAGCCTCagaagaggatgatgatgacTGATCATCTATGGTGATTTTGGGGTAACTGCAGGAATCAGTGGCGGGGTACAATGACTGTGCGGACGCAGGTCGCTCTGCAGCTCCACTGGGCAGACGTAAGCGGTTGCACCGACTCCTGCTCGCGTTGCGTCGCCGCATGTAGGACCGCCGCTGCTCCTCACCATCACTGCTGGAAGATGAGGGGCTGGAagaagaggtggaggaggagtttGATTCGGAGGGTGAATGTGATGGGCTTGAGAGGCTAGAGATCTCACGTGGTGGACTGGGCGATTGAGGGCGCGGCACAGGGTCCAACCAGAAGCCGCTGGAGTCAGAGTCATCGTTCACCAGGTCTAACAGGAAAGCAGACTGACTCTGACGGCCACTTCTTGGCCTTCTGGGTAGCCCCTCCCCTTCTTGCCCTGCATTCTCATTCCCTGATCCATCCAGAGCAGCCAGCGAGGGTGAGGACGAGTGGTCAGAGTCACTACGGTGACCAGCGGCAGTGGAGTTTCCCGATGCGGGAGCGGAGGGATCATCTGCACCCTCTCTGCTCGTGCGTGTAGAACGGCGCCCCCTAGCGTGCAGCTGCAGAATGGCACCTTCGCTCAGGTCACTGTCCGAGTCCGAGCTCCAGCCCTCAATCTCGCGCCGGACCAGCGAATCGAAGAAGGCCATCATACGCGGGTCCTCCTGGATGGACTGGCTGACGTAGTCATGGGAGAGGCCACTGCCGCTGTTCAGAACCAGGCTGATGTACTCCTCGTGCGTGTACAAGCTCCGCGATTTGTCCTCCACTCGGCCCTCCAGATCACCCATGCTGTCTGGCTGCTGGTATGGACTCCACACCTGGGGAAAGGATGGAGGGAGAAGAACAGAGGCTCATCATTCCCTCCATTTTGAAACACTGGTGCCCAGTCTTACATGGAAAATGGCCTATGTAtacatgtttcatatttaaagGGTTCGCAACAAATGGCATGAAACGTAGAAGTAGCCCCCTGTAGTTATGATTGTTACACAGATTCCAGTGTCCTCAGTCAATAACCACAGTTCATATTTCCTATATAGATCGCTGTAAAGATGTAAAAGAACATCTGTACTAGATCCTGCATTAAAAATACTTTGCTTTCCCAACTGTTCATCAGTAATTTCACTGACGTGCGCGGTGTAAAAAGGTTTTCGATTATTTATGAGAGACTGTTCTTAAAGACTCACAATCTTGCCATGATAGTTTAAAAATACAGAACAAAAGTAAAGAGAAAAGCACAGACGGATCTTATATCCTTTTTAGATACTTTTAtagatatacatttacatgaaaatggCTTATATTAAGCTTTCAAATCATAGCTGGAATTTTTTCCAATCAGTCTAATGCAAGTGAAAAGAACCACAATGAGATGCAGAGAGGAAATCTACCCGCCAACATTATCAGTCACATGAACGTGTTGGTGTGAGTTTAATTTGGTCACAGGTTTTATAATCTGTAGTCGCAGTCTGTCTGCACTGTGCTGCCCAGACCCCTCTGAGCAGAGAGAAGGAAGGAGGGGGAAATACTACAATGATTGAAACCATTTTCTCCCGTAACTTCCCCTGAACATCTGGCGGCAGCAATAAAACCATTAACACGTACGCGAACACTCCCCGAGCAAGTAGCCGCATGCGCTGCGGCATCTGGAGGCATGCAGGCTTGCAGCTGTAGAGCTTTGTGGGCAACAGTGAGTCAAGCTGCATTACGAATTTGTTTTACGAAATTGCAGAATGGCATCGTTCTCCTGCCCATGGATGGCTGACACCACCCACCACAGTAGGACAGAGAAACTCGAACACAGACAATTAAAAGGTATTCAAATTATTGTCTGTGATTGAAAACTGCATGCTTCATCTTTGTGTCAAAACTCAATTTATGCAACAGCCCTGCTGTAACACAAGCTTGTGACAGGCTGTCACACGAGCCTCATACATGACAGGACATGTCACAGCAACACAAACAAGAAATCTGGACCGACTGCTCTGCGGGCTGTCAAATCGAAGGGAGTAGTGCCACTAGTCATTATGAGATGGATATCGACACCTACCAGTCTCTTCTAGAACACAGTAGCGCATTTTATTGAAGTGCATCAGCGACTGCTGATGTAAATTGATACATGACACTCACTCAGGAAACAGTCTGTGACCGGTACAACCAAACCTTTTCACCGGGCATGTCATGAATTACAAACTAACTTCAATGTTCTGGGTTGGTTACCCACCCATTACAGCATCACAGGAATGAACCCATGATAACCCTAATTCATTTGGCTCACTAGTGTGTAAATAAGAACCATTGTGCCAGATGTGTTGATTGGCAGCAGGGGGACTGACCTTGATGACCTTTTCGACCCCAGAGGAGCAGATCATGTAGGTGTGGGGGTTGAAGCGGACCTGGTTGACGATGGATCGGTGGCCCTTTAGGACCATAAATGCCCCGTTGACCACGCGACCTGGACCTCCTGTTAGCAGCACAACAGAGAAGGGTCAGGGTCTCTGGTTAACACAAACACTGTCTTATTCTTCCTCGTTTATCTACACATTCCTCTTACAGAGTCATTTACTAAGAAAACGATATTCCTCAACTCATGGCCCTCAAGGTTAGCCCAGTCTTAGCATTCTTGCACTGGCTGCCAATCTGTTATATCATTGATTTcaaaattcttttatttatctttaaatgtctgaatgCTCCTCAGTATCTGTCCGATTTGATCCAGCCCTACACTCCTTCACTCGTCCTTGGGTCAGCTGATCATTCACTCCTAGTTGTTTAACTACTTTTTTTAACTAATTGTATCCTATGTGGTTTTAACTATGCTTTGAACTGAattctgtacagcactttggttgtctgttgtttttaaagtgctttagaaataaaattgTCTAGCCTTCCATTACTAGTATGTGGAGCCTGTTTCTAGCCAATCAGCAATTAGTTAATAAGAGCTACCagggagaacctggagaaatcTGCCAAATAATATTGCACATTAGGGGGGAAAAATGCTCCCCAGACCTGCTTCCGGGTCTTTAGGGATCTTCCACATGTACAAGTTGAAGTCATCAGATCCTGACAGGATGTACTGCAAAACATAAGATGACCACAAAAATTAATATAGCAGGAATAAATTAGTTATTAACCATTTTCAATGGTTAATAAGAAAGGGGcattagtacatttacagcatttatcagatgcccttatcgacttacagtcagtatttactgggacagttccccccccggagacactcagggttaagtgtcttgctcagggacacaatggtagtaagtgaacctgggtcttctggttcatagacgagtgtgttacccacaaggctactaccacccattagtAAACAAAAACTATTCCAAAGTGATGGATTTTAAGTGCCTAGTGAACACACACTTGTGTCACACAATCAGAAATGACTGATTAGGTGGGTGGTAATGAGAAAAAGGAACGTCCTCAAATAATACAGTCTCATTCACAAAAACACTCAAACAAGTTCCTACCTggtgcatatttttttaaatgcatttaaaaaaaaacctacacacacaagctccaacacacacagtttttactgcttcacaaacacacaaattccTCAGAGCAAGAGGAGCAATTCCGCCAGGACTCGCACTGACAGTAAGCGTTGCTCACGGAGCACCTCTAAACTAGGACAAGTTCATGCTGGCCACGCCTGCCCCTCGCCGAGCCCAGACCCAGTCTAACATCTCACAGTCACAAGGCTCAATAAACGTGTCCGTAACTGTTCTTAAcgtttactgcatttatcagacgcccttatccagagcgacttacaatcagtagttacagggacagccccccccccttgagacacttggggttaacggtcttgctcagggacacaatggtagtaagtggggtttgaacctgggacttctggttcataagcaggtgtgttacccactaggctactactacccttaAAATTAAATCTTAACATTAAAAACCCTCCAAGAAAATGTTCAACGTAATCCTCAATATTTATTCTCCCCGAGTAGAAGTATATACTCTACTGTTCAAAGGATTAGGTTAATTTGTAAGTTTTTGTTTTCCcatgaaaagaagaaataagaaAGGGGCTTgactagaaaataaaataaaattgcacaATTTAGAATTTTTGGCCTTTAACTTGCATATTAACACAATGTGTCTCAATGTGTCCCTCTCTTTTCTggcatttggagcatgttaaatTAGCATTTCAGCATGCTAATGCTTGCATGATTGGACCATGTTCTTAAATTAGCATTTTAGCATGCTAATATGAAAAATGCTAACAGCGCATGGCCACAACAACTGTTGAAATGTGTTGAATGGAAGGCTTAAAGTGTGTCCACTgctgctctgtaaaatgcatggccATGAAGGGGAGGACGGGGGGATGACAAAGAGTAGGGGAGGATAGGGGGATAAGACGTCCATTGTGGTTGAACTGATTCAATTTGGTGAAtaggtgaaatatgtggtgaaTGGAAGGCTAAAAGAGTGACCATTGCTGCTCTGTAAAAATACATGAGAGTGAAGGGTATGATGGAGGattgggaggaaaaaaaaagtagtgatAAAGGAGTAGTGGAGGTGAAAGAGTAAAAGTTGGGCTCAGGTGAAAGTGTGTATCACATTTCATGT includes the following:
- the dcaf5 gene encoding DDB1- and CUL4-associated factor 5 codes for the protein MKEVRGCGMRSSVGFLSRRRLTGHPLLKEEFQRRRLAGCSSLYKKNLLGHFGCVNAIEFSNNGGEWLVSGGDDRRVLLWHMEKAIHARAKPVKLKGEHLSNIFCLAFDSTNKLVFSGGNDEQVILHDVERGETLNVFLHDDAVYGLSVSPVNDNVFASSSDDGRVLIWDTREPPHGEPFCLANYPSAFHSVMFNPAEPRLLATANSKEGVGLWDIRKPRSSLLRYGGSLSLQSAMSVRFNSTGTQLLALRRRLPPVLYELHSRLPSFQFDNQGYFNSCTMKSCCFAGDRDQYILSGSDDFNLYMWKIPKDPEAGGPGRVVNGAFMVLKGHRSIVNQVRFNPHTYMICSSGVEKVIKVWSPYQQPDSMGDLEGRVEDKSRSLYTHEEYISLVLNSGSGLSHDYVSQSIQEDPRMMAFFDSLVRREIEGWSSDSDSDLSEGAILQLHARGRRSTRTSREGADDPSAPASGNSTAAGHRSDSDHSSSPSLAALDGSGNENAGQEGEGLPRRPRSGRQSQSAFLLDLVNDDSDSSGFWLDPVPRPQSPSPPREISSLSSPSHSPSESNSSSTSSSSPSSSSSDGEEQRRSYMRRRNASRSRCNRLRLPSGAAERPASAQSLYPATDSCSYPKITIDDQSSSSSSEAGNTMDVRPRGGKVHHRSHGNSPSRSSDNRPETRLGGRLSSRSPSPSGSDMRCMSRAGHRNEGSQEEEKRRGGASEDECIAPFEDSPGNLANQRQDPGESSGSPTEMGTEGVDSSACVDISTARVGKRTRCRSDPTDDPEGSPHGSDERSGQDSPSEKKLKT